Within the Calditrichota bacterium genome, the region TTATACCGAAGAGCAAAAGGTTTTGGTGGATAACGGTCTGTTGGATTACTCTGCCCTATTTTCAACGGTGGTGTTAATAAGTTTTTTTGTATCGGGGTTGGCCTATCCAATTATTTCCTACCATGTGTTGGGCAAACACAAAAAACTGATTGATGATAATTTTTCCTATGACAACTGCATTAGCCTGGATTGGCTGAAATACAGCATTTGGGGCATTGGCGCGGTTTATGTGAGTGCGGTGGTTATCTCAATTTTGCGCGAAGGCCTTGGCATGCAATTTACTTTTAATGCCGATTATATTTTTTACTTGATCATAATTTTATTTGTTTTTTGCATTGGCTTTTTTGGAATTCGCCAACAAAACCTGTTTTCAGAAAATGGCATTAATAAAAAAGCACAACTCGTTCAGGAAAAGCAGGGCGCTGATTATAAAAAGTCCGGCTTAAAATCTGAGGTTGCCAAAGAGGTCCATCAACGCTTAACAAAATTAATGACGGAGCAAAAGTTTTATACCAATCCCAAACTTACACTGAATGAACTCGCCCAAAGTGTGGAAGTCTCGCCCAATCATCTGTCACAAATAATCAATCAATACGAAGAAGTAAACTTTCATGATTTTGTAAATCGCTATCGCGTGGAAGAGTTTATAAAAAATGCTTCGGCCCACAAAGAGATCACCATTTTGTCACACGCACTGGATGCCGGCTTCAATTCGAAATCATCATTTAACAGTGTATTTAAAAAACACCGTGGTCTTACTCCTTCAACCTTCATCGATCAGCTGGCAAAAAAAACTTAACCACTGAGGGCGCAGAGAGCACAGAGGTTTGAACTTTTTCTAGGAAATAATTCTATCAATGTATTCTTTAGACGTAATTTAATCTGTGAAAATCTGTGAGTATCCGTGGCCGGTTTTTTTTCTTCAAAAAAAATAACTTTGTTCTATCTATCGAAAACACTGCAAATAAAGGTCTGCACCTGTAGGCCTGCACCTACACTTTAGTCCAATCTTACCCGCCTGGGCGAATGCTCCCCGGTTTGGCCTTACTATCTGCCCGAACATTTTAAACCAAACAGGAGGAGCCATTATGATTGTTCAAAAATATAAACAGCCTTTACTTTTTTACTTGTTAGCAACCTTTGTTCCATGGGCACTGTGGCTAATCGCAGCCGCAATAAGCCATTCAGATATAAGCAGTTCTTCTGCCTTACAAAGCCTATTTGCTTTTGCCGGACTTATGGCGCCGCTTGTAATTGCCTTTTCTATAATTCATCAGGATAAGGATTTATTAAATGATTTTTGGGGACGGTTTTTAAACTTCAAAGAAGTCAAGTTTAGATACCTGTTCGCAGCCTTTTTTCTAATACTGATCAGTATCCTGCTTGCCCAGGCTGTCTCTCTGCTTTTTGGATATAGTGCCGACCAATTTCAATTGGCAGAATCTTTTTCATTTACATCCGGCATATTCCCGGTCTGGTTTCTTTTAATTGCTGCACCCCTTATAGAAGAATTAGCCTGGCATTCTTACGGCACGGACTGCCTGCGTTCACGCTTTAGTCTTTTTACAACCTCGGTTATCTTTGCAATTTATTGGGGCATCTGGCATATGCCGCTTTCACTTATTAAAGATTACTATCACAGCAATCTTGTGGAAACGGGCATTTTATATTCTTTGAATTTCCTCGTTAGCTTGATCCCTTTTGTGCTAATCATGAACTGGCTTTACTACAAATCCAATCGAAATATCACCATCACCATTATTTTTCACATTACCGCAGGCTATTTCAACGAGATTTTTTGCACCGATCCAATGAGCAAAGTAATACAAACAGTATTGCTTCTGCTTTTCTCGATCTATCTGATCCTAAATGACAAGAAATTTTTCTTTAAAAAATAACAAATTATCAGGAGCTAATATCATGAAAAACTTAATAATATTTTTACTCGCAATATTCATTTTAACATCAGCTTCATTTTCACAAACAGTTACAACCTCAGTACGGGGCAAAGTTTTTGATAAAGTTACCCGGGAACCATTAGTCTACGCCAACATCATGGTTTTAAAATCAGATCCACCGATCGGCGCAGCAACGGATTTAGATGGAAATTTTGTAATTAACAATGTTCCGGTTGGCAGGCACAGTATTGAAGTAATGATGATGGGTTATGAAATCCGTTTATTTAAAGAAATTTTGATAAGCACGGGAAAACAAACTTTCCTCAATATAGGGATGGAACAGACTACTTTGGAATCGGAAGAAATTATCGTACGGGTCAACAAAGATGTTGCACTCAATACGATGACCACGGTAAGCAGCAGGCAGTTCACTGTGGAAGAAACACAACGTTATGCCGGCGGCATGGATGACCCTGCGCGATTGGCTTCTTCATTTGCCGGAGTTGCCACGCCATCGGTAAGCAGCAATGGAATTTCGGTACGGGGCAATAATCCTGAAGGGCTGTTGTGGCGCATTGAAGGCGTAGAGGTTCCAAACCCAAACCACTTTGCAGATTTAACTGTTGTTGGCGGCGGGTTACTCACTGCAGTAAGCAACCAGATGATGGGCAACAGTGATTTTTACACAGGTGCTTTTCCTGCAGAATATGGAAATGCCACATCCGGTGTTTTTGATATCAATTTGAATACAGGGAATACCGAGCAGCGCGAATACACATTTCAGGCAGGCGTACTTGGTATTGATTTTGCCGCGCAAGGTCCATTCAAAAAAGGTGGGAATGCATCTTATTTAATGAACTATCGCTATTCGACTATGGGGCTTGTAGCGCCTCTTTTACCTGACGATACGGGTATTTTGAAATATCAGGATTTGGCATTCAAAACAATTTTTCCAACCGCCAATTCAGGGACATTTTCATTCTGGGGTGTTGGCGCACATGATGGGCAGGAAATGGTAGCTGCAGATAGCGCCGATTGGGAATCTGCTTTTGATAAGGATGACTCGCAAACTTCCATGTATATGTACGCCACAGGATTGACGCACAAATTGCCGTTAAGCTCAAGCGCATTTTTGGCAACGACATTATCGGCCACAGGAAACGGTTTATCATTTAAAGAACAGCGTATGGATCATGATTTGAAATTGCACCCACAATCAAACGCCAATACCGATACATGGCGCTATACAATTCAATCAAATCTTAGCACGCGTTTGAACAAAACGCACAGCAACCAAACCGGTTTTAGTTACAGCCATCTGGGATATGGGCTTGATATAGAGCAGGCAGGAAATGATTATGAAAAACCAATTTCGGTAGTAGATCAATCAGGAAATTCCGGTTTATTTCAATTTTACAGCCAATCCCAGTTTAACTTATCACAAGGTTTATCACTTAATCTTGGTTTAAATTCATCATACTTTTTACTAAACGATAATTATTCACTTGAACCACGCGCAGGTTTGAAATACGATTTTAATGATAAACATAACCTGGCAATTGCATATGGCTTGCATAGCCGGATCGAACGCCTACCGATTTATTTTGTTAATAAAAATGGTCAGACACCAAACAAAAATCTGGATCTGTTAAAATCGTCGCATTATGTGCTTTCTTATAATGTCAAGCTCAACAGCAACACCCGGCTTTGTGTTGAACCGTACTATCAACATTTATCCAACATACCCGTTTCACCCGATAGCTATATCTCAACTATCAACATGCAGAATGATATCTTCTTTGATGAACGTCTGGTTAGCAAAGGCTCCGGCAGAAATCTTGGTCTCGATTTGACACTTGAGCGTTTTTTGCATGACGGTTATTATTATCTCGCCACAGCTTCTCTTTTTGATTCAAAATATAAAGATGCGGCAGGTGTTACCCGCAATACACGCTATAATAAAAATTATGTTTTCAATTTGCTGGCCGGGAAAGAATGGGTAATTGGTGATAATAAAAATAATATTCTTAGTGCAAATGTGCGGTTGAATTACATGGGCGGAATCCGCAGGGAACCGATTGATGAATTTGCATCTTTGCAGGATAAAGATATTGTTTATGGTGAGACCAATGTTCGAAAGGCTTTTAGTAAAAGATTTGATGATACACCGATCTTTTCCTTTACTGTTTCTTATCGCAAAAACATGCCCGGCTATTCATCGGTTTGGGCTTTGCAAATTTTAAACGCCACCGGCACCAAAGAGTTTTCAAATAATTTTTACAATATAAAAACAGGAAAAACAGAAACAAGCTATGAAGGAATAATGGTGCCAAGCCTTAGCTATAAAATTGAATTCTAAGATTTTATTGACCTTTGCATAATTCATAACAGAAATAAAGAAGCCCATATTTTGAAACAATATGGGCTTTTAAAAAAAACATTTCTCAATGATACAACAAAAATCAAGGCTTTCTTTTGTCTTGTAACCTAAAGCTCTTATTGGGCAATCTTATTATTTAACCATTCAATTATTGCCATTGCCACTTCTTTTCTATAAGTCTTAAATGAATGATCATCCTGAAATACAATAATTTCTGTTTTTTTTGCCTTTGAATTAATAAGTGCTCTATATAAAGGTAAAATATGATGGTCGATTGTTACATTAACATCATTCCATCCTCCAATAAGCAAAATATTTTTTTGTGCAAGTAAGGAAGCACTTTGTCTTAAATCAAGAGTTGGATCAATCTTCTCTATTCCTATTTTTAAAACCTCTTTTGGAGTTGCGCCTTTTGCTAATTTTACAGGCCCTGAAGGAGTTGCCAGGCTGGAGAAGATATTATCGATCATTTGTTTAAAGTTTTGATTACGTTCGTACTCTCTCATAAATTCACCATGATCGGTCCCAGCGATAGAGAAAATAGTTTTAACCTCTGGATGGTTAGAAGCATAAGTCAATGCCATACCACCGCCATAGCTATAACCGCCTAAATAGATTCGAGACGTATCAATTTTGTAAGTTTGTATATTTTGTGGTTTATGAATAAAGTCATACACTGCCTTAATATCTTTTTGAGTATTTTCAAAACTATTTAATCCTTCGCTCTTATAGGTTCCACTATAGTTAAAAGTCAAAACATTAAAACCAGCATTTGAGAGCATTCTCCCAATTCCTAGTACATCTGTTTCATTACCGGGAAATCCATGTAGCAATATAACTGCAGGGAAGTCTCCTTTACCTTCTGGTTGAAAGAAATTCCCTCTAAGTTTTATATCATTACGAGAAATTGTAATTGCTATTGAAGTTGATGCAAAACTTTTCGTTACAGAAAAAACTAATAAAAACAGCAAAACAGTTTTAAAAAGCACTGAAAACATCTTCATAATATACTCCGGTTTCTTTGAAAAATTCCAGGTGTTAATATGACGATAAAAGTGGTTGAAACACAGTGGACATCTCTGACATGAAACCAAAAAAAAGGTAAAATATATTCTTTTGTTTCAAGTCATTTTTTTGGTATGACGCAATAATATTACACGAATATTAGAATTTTTTAGACTCTGGAAATAAATCATATAGCAAATGTTC harbors:
- a CDS encoding helix-turn-helix transcriptional regulator, translating into MDTIFTIGIFLSFFLAILLVTKKSKNLADTILGIWLFIIAIHLLGYFIYTLGFWDKYPHLVGTTLPFPLLHGPMLYLYTLYSLRNENKLRRLDYLHFTPALLCYLYMLPFYFTYTEEQKVLVDNGLLDYSALFSTVVLISFFVSGLAYPIISYHVLGKHKKLIDDNFSYDNCISLDWLKYSIWGIGAVYVSAVVISILREGLGMQFTFNADYIFYLIIILFVFCIGFFGIRQQNLFSENGINKKAQLVQEKQGADYKKSGLKSEVAKEVHQRLTKLMTEQKFYTNPKLTLNELAQSVEVSPNHLSQIINQYEEVNFHDFVNRYRVEEFIKNASAHKEITILSHALDAGFNSKSSFNSVFKKHRGLTPSTFIDQLAKKT
- a CDS encoding CPBP family intramembrane metalloprotease domain-containing protein encodes the protein MIVQKYKQPLLFYLLATFVPWALWLIAAAISHSDISSSSALQSLFAFAGLMAPLVIAFSIIHQDKDLLNDFWGRFLNFKEVKFRYLFAAFFLILISILLAQAVSLLFGYSADQFQLAESFSFTSGIFPVWFLLIAAPLIEELAWHSYGTDCLRSRFSLFTTSVIFAIYWGIWHMPLSLIKDYYHSNLVETGILYSLNFLVSLIPFVLIMNWLYYKSNRNITITIIFHITAGYFNEIFCTDPMSKVIQTVLLLLFSIYLILNDKKFFFKK
- a CDS encoding TonB-dependent receptor, with the protein product MKNLIIFLLAIFILTSASFSQTVTTSVRGKVFDKVTREPLVYANIMVLKSDPPIGAATDLDGNFVINNVPVGRHSIEVMMMGYEIRLFKEILISTGKQTFLNIGMEQTTLESEEIIVRVNKDVALNTMTTVSSRQFTVEETQRYAGGMDDPARLASSFAGVATPSVSSNGISVRGNNPEGLLWRIEGVEVPNPNHFADLTVVGGGLLTAVSNQMMGNSDFYTGAFPAEYGNATSGVFDINLNTGNTEQREYTFQAGVLGIDFAAQGPFKKGGNASYLMNYRYSTMGLVAPLLPDDTGILKYQDLAFKTIFPTANSGTFSFWGVGAHDGQEMVAADSADWESAFDKDDSQTSMYMYATGLTHKLPLSSSAFLATTLSATGNGLSFKEQRMDHDLKLHPQSNANTDTWRYTIQSNLSTRLNKTHSNQTGFSYSHLGYGLDIEQAGNDYEKPISVVDQSGNSGLFQFYSQSQFNLSQGLSLNLGLNSSYFLLNDNYSLEPRAGLKYDFNDKHNLAIAYGLHSRIERLPIYFVNKNGQTPNKNLDLLKSSHYVLSYNVKLNSNTRLCVEPYYQHLSNIPVSPDSYISTINMQNDIFFDERLVSKGSGRNLGLDLTLERFLHDGYYYLATASLFDSKYKDAAGVTRNTRYNKNYVFNLLAGKEWVIGDNKNNILSANVRLNYMGGIRREPIDEFASLQDKDIVYGETNVRKAFSKRFDDTPIFSFTVSYRKNMPGYSSVWALQILNATGTKEFSNNFYNIKTGKTETSYEGIMVPSLSYKIEF
- a CDS encoding alpha/beta fold hydrolase, whose translation is MKMFSVLFKTVLLFLLVFSVTKSFASTSIAITISRNDIKLRGNFFQPEGKGDFPAVILLHGFPGNETDVLGIGRMLSNAGFNVLTFNYSGTYKSEGLNSFENTQKDIKAVYDFIHKPQNIQTYKIDTSRIYLGGYSYGGGMALTYASNHPEVKTIFSIAGTDHGEFMREYERNQNFKQMIDNIFSSLATPSGPVKLAKGATPKEVLKIGIEKIDPTLDLRQSASLLAQKNILLIGGWNDVNVTIDHHILPLYRALINSKAKKTEIIVFQDDHSFKTYRKEVAMAIIEWLNNKIAQ